The Kineosporiaceae bacterium DNA window TGGTGAGCTCGCCGGTAGGCCACGGCCAGCTCGTCGTCCTCGGCCAGCCGCTGCGACATCCGGCGCATCAGACCGTCCGCCTCCAACGTGCCGACCGCCGATGCCGCCCGGGGGCAGGTCAGGTAGAACGACGTCGGGAACGGGCTGCCGTCGTCCAGCCGGGGTGCGGTGCGGACGACGTCCGGCAGGCCGCAGCCGCAGCGATGGGCCACCTCCACCACCCCGCGAGGGGTCCGGCCGAGTTGGGCTTCGACGGCGCGCAGGTCCTCATCGGTGGGCGGATTCACGTCGGCGAGACTACGGGAGGGCAGTGCCGGCAGCGGCCTCAGGGCTGGGCAGGCTGGCGCGTGGTCGGATCACCGGCCGTTGTCACCGAGCCCCACAGGGTGTCGTACCAGGCTCTCGCCGCGT harbors:
- a CDS encoding DUF501 domain-containing protein, giving the protein MRPLPALPSRSLADVNPPTDEDLRAVEAQLGRTPRGVVEVAHRCGCGLPDVVRTAPRLDDGSPFPTSFYLTCPRAASAVGTLEADGLMRRMSQRLAEDDELAVAYRRAHQDYLTRRAELGEVPEIDGVSAGGMPDRVKCLHVLLAHALAAGPGVNPLGDETRETLDAWWADGPCVAVGDALRGEAAR